AAACCAGGAACCCTCCCACTGCCCTGTGGATGCTACTGATGAGCCCATGAAGTTGCTTTCTACTGAATCAGAAccttggtcttgtggcagcaagcatgaattgccccctttgctaagcagggtccaccctggtttgcatttgaatggcaaaCTACATGCATCAAGCGCGGTAAGAGAGGACACCTTGGGGAAAGcacctgtatgcagaaggttgcaagacagggctgagagagatccctgcctgcaaccttggagaagccgctgccagcctgggtagacaatcctgagctagagggaccaagggtctgactcagtatatggcagcttcctatgttctcttccTATCTTGCACACTGCCTCATTGCAGCACAATTGCCCTGATGACTGAATGTCTGCACTCACCTTTGAGATCTTCCTCTCGGTAATCAACTGCACACATATACGGCTGCGAAATCTCCAGGTGTCCCAGCTTTCATACCCCAGCAACTtctactttttaaatattttattcccATTTCTTAAATGCTGATGATTATTCATAATGAGCATAATTAAATGCTCATGATTATTCTTTAAAAGTGCAAGAAGGGgagtttctgttttaaaaactgtaatGAAAGACATTGTGCTGTATCCgtattcatattttatttatttatatttatctgtcatatttatttatctccCGATAGGTGTATCCCTAGGCAGTGCACATAATTTAAAACTAAACAAATATGaaatagaacaaaacaaaatatttaacaaaatgaaacaagcagtttaaaattagctaattactgtatttacccaaatccaaaaTGAGTCCACCCCCAAAGTTTTTTCCTGTTAAAAATAGGGGGTCAGAGTCCTTCTTGTGGGTGAATACAATAATCTGTCTTTTAAGGGAACATATATATCATATAGGATATATATATcacatatatatttatacacacgCTGATATGTGTGTCCCTAGGTGGtgcacataatttaaaatacaataaatttaacacagaataaaacgattaaaacaatttaaagaaataaaacaaccaatttaaaattaattacccTATTTCCCTGAATCCAAGATGAGTTTTCTCCCCATATTTCTTGTTAAATATAAGTCCTtgtgggtaaatacaggtatgacCTGAATTCaacctctgtcttttaaggcagagtcgccttctatttgggtaaagaCGGTGACtacaagcctgagaaaacagatgcgtcctcaggggctttttaaaaaagcagccagagatggagatttTTGTTGGAACTTAGTTAAAAAGAGGCCCAGAAATATGTGTAGAGAGCATAATCAAACAACATCAGGGGAGCCAAGTTTGCGAACTCCTGGACGAAACGGTCTTTGTCTGTGACCCTCTGTGTTCAAGAGTTTTCGGGAACGGGACTCTGCGTTCCAGCCAAGGGTCCGCTTTCGCCCGGCGTCCTCGTCCTGGTGTAGCAGAGTTGCGGAAAGGGAGATGTGGTCACACAGTAGCGGGCACAGTTCCTGCGGAGGAACTGAGGCAAGGGGACCCGTCGGAAGAAAGGGGTCGTCAGGATGCACCGAGGGGTCCCCACGGCTCCGTTCAGGGTGATCTCCTTCTCTTGCAGCCAACTCTGGAAGTCAGCAAGCCCACAGTGACAAAGCAGGGCCAGTTCTTGAAGATCCAAGGACCTGAGCAGCACCAGCGGCCGGAACGTGGAAAGCGAGATGGTCACCAGGGGGTTCCCCTGCAGGCGGATGGTGTTCAACGAATGCAGCCCCAGGAAGATCTTCTCTGGCAGGGTGGGCAAGAAGTTTGCCGAGAGATCCAGGGTCCGCAGAGACGCCAGTCCCTGGAAAAGGCCCTCGGGTAAGGCCTGAAGGCTGTTGGAGCTGAGATTCAGGAGTGTCAAGCTCTCTAAATGCTGGAATATGGCCACACATCCCCCTGTTGTCCAAACTCTTGCCAGGTGGTTCTGGGAAAGATCCAGTTCTCTGAGCAGTCGAGGGCCATCCTGAACCCTGGAGCATCTTGACAGCTGGTTGCCCGAGACATCCAGAAAAAGCAaggtggggattcccccaagctgGGCCCAGAGCTGGTCCAAGCTACTCAAGCGGTTGGAGGAGAAGTCAAGGTGTGTCAAGTTTGGGGCGAGACGTTCAATACCCCAGGCATCCCTGATCCGGTTCTGCCTGAGCACCAGAAGACGTAGGGATGGGAGTCTCCCCATCGGGACCCGCGAGAGAGCATTGTCCTGAAGGTCAAGGATCTGTAAGGACCTCAGTCCCTCCAAGGCACCCTGTTGGACGGCTCCAATATGGTTGGATTTCAGGGTGAGCCGTTGGAGGGGCGAGGACCGCAGCGTTTGCAACGCCTCCGTGTACAGCTCTCCGAGGAGGTTGTCGGACAGATCGAGATCACGCAGCTGGCCCAGACCAGCGAAGGCCCCGTCCCAGATCTTGGTAATCTGATTGGATCTCAAGAGCAGGGTGTGGAGATCTGGGAAGGCTGAGAAAGCCGAAGAGACCAGCTCGCTGAGGAAGCCGTGGGACATGTCGAAGGAGAAAGTGCCGCTATGACGCAGCCCGGAGAAGGTGCTGGCAGAGATGCCTTTCAGGTTACGGAAGCCAAATCCGCTCCCGAGCGTCGCGGAGTGCTGCATCTTGAGGTTCTGGATCCTTGTGCCATTTAAGCACAGGAAGAACCGCTCCGCTCCTGCCGCGCCCAACGCGTTGGAGGAGATGTCCAGGGTGCCTAATGTGATGTTGCGGAAGGGGTTGGTGCAAGTCGGCTGGGAGAGCAAACGGTTGGAGGACAAGTCCAGCAAGGCCAGATGGCGGCCCTGGAGATGCTGTAAGTCACTGTCTCCAATCACCTGGATTCTGTTGAGCTTCAGCTGGAGGAAACTCAGTTTCCCGAGCCCACGGAAGGTAGGGTCGGGCCTCAGGCTCCGGATGCGGTTCCCGGTCAGATCGAGTCTCTTCAGGGACACCAGATCCCGGAAGTAGCCGTGCTCCAGCACGCCGTCGTCAAACCCGTCCACATCCAAGAGCAGAACTTCAAGCCTGGCGAGGCCAGCAAAAGCGTCCGGGTGCAAGGTGACGTTCCGGTTGCCCCCGAGGTCCAGGAATGTGATGTTGGCCACGTTCCGAAAGGCCTTCCCGCCAACGAAGAGAGACCCTCCCTGCTGGCTCCCCAGAGAAAGTGTCTGCAGGGAGGCCATCCAGGGCAAAGAAGCGTCCAAGATGGCGGAGAAGAGGTTGAAGTTCAGCAAGAGGACCTGGACGGCGGGGTCGATGTCGGGGACCTCCTTGTGGCGTTGAGCTTGGCAGTTGGCGACCAGCCGGGAATTCACCACAGTGTGTTGGCAGCGGGGTGGGGCGTCATCAGCATAGGCCCACGCAGCCAGCAAAAGGACCGTCGTACAAATGGAGACTGCAGATGGAAGAGAGAGGGGAGATTGGCTCGTTTACAGACTGGCTTGTCCAATAAATGACCATTCCCACAATGCCCTTGGGGTAGGGAGGAGGAGCCCTGAAATGTTTTCGGGCAGAGAGCTGGTGTAGTTGAGTTGCCaactggactacaacccccatcaaatcgaattcatcatcatcatcatcatcatcatcatcatcatcatcatcattcccagccacaatgaccaaaggttGGTCATCATTggtgatggtgggagttgtagtcacgcTACATCTGGGGATTAGTGTTCCATCTCAGTCAGTGGCcctcaaccagggttcctccagctgtggctgaaaTACAACttggagacataggaacataggaagctgccacatactgagtcaggccattggtctatctagctcagtattgtcttcacagactggcagcggcttctccgaggttgcaagcaggaaggtttctcagccctatcttggagatgctgccagggagggaatttggaacctagatgctcttcccagaacggcctcatcccctcaggggaagatcttcaagtgctcacacttctagtctcccattcaaatgcaaccagggtggaccctgcttagctaagggga
The Hemicordylus capensis ecotype Gifberg chromosome 14, rHemCap1.1.pri, whole genome shotgun sequence genome window above contains:
- the LOC128337378 gene encoding toll-like receptor 5, giving the protein MLGFHVKSLLCGARSVSICTTVLLLAAWAYADDAPPRCQHTVVNSRLVANCQAQRHKEVPDIDPAVQVLLLNFNLFSAILDASLPWMASLQTLSLGSQQGGSLFVGGKAFRNVANITFLDLGGNRNVTLHPDAFAGLARLEVLLLDVDGFDDGVLEHGYFRDLVSLKRLDLTGNRIRSLRPDPTFRGLGKLSFLQLKLNRIQVIGDSDLQHLQGRHLALLDLSSNRLLSQPTCTNPFRNITLGTLDISSNALGAAGAERFFLCLNGTRIQNLKMQHSATLGSGFGFRNLKGISASTFSGLRHSGTFSFDMSHGFLSELVSSAFSAFPDLHTLLLRSNQITKIWDGAFAGLGQLRDLDLSDNLLGELYTEALQTLRSSPLQRLTLKSNHIGAVQQGALEGLRSLQILDLQDNALSRVPMGRLPSLRLLVLRQNRIRDAWGIERLAPNLTHLDFSSNRLSSLDQLWAQLGGIPTLLFLDVSGNQLSRCSRVQDGPRLLRELDLSQNHLARVWTTGGCVAIFQHLESLTLLNLSSNSLQALPEGLFQGLASLRTLDLSANFLPTLPEKIFLGLHSLNTIRLQGNPLVTISLSTFRPLVLLRSLDLQELALLCHCGLADFQSWLQEKEITLNGAVGTPRCILTTPFFRRVPLPQFLRRNCARYCVTTSPFPQLCYTRTRTPGESGPLAGTQSPVPENS